The sequence below is a genomic window from Lemur catta isolate mLemCat1 chromosome 12, mLemCat1.pri, whole genome shotgun sequence.
ataatgtatcatttaaataaagacttttaaaaactccACCTTTACCCTGTAACACTCTGATTGGATCCTTGCTTCATGGTATTTCTAAAACAAACTGTATTCTTCATATTTCCAACCAGGTAATTTTACAAATAGATATTACACATAACTAATTACTAAGTAGTGGTTCATTTAAAGAACTCTTCAGGCCACTGAACAAGCAGGTAGAATCCAGCAAAGGGAAAGCTGTAAAAAAGTCCTCTGGAGGAGATAACATTACAGTCTTCTAATTCTTAATATGGACGGCAGACTGTAAGCCATCTTAATGTGTCTTTTGAAGACGTGAATCTTGTAATTTTCTAGAAGATGGCAAATTTAAATGGCATCTATTAGTTAACCATGTCTACCcagacttaaaaaggaaaaaacagaatctGCCCTAAAAATAGCAGATTTTTCTTTACTTGCAACTCCAAATTTTTAAGTGAACCAAATGCAGTGATTCTCAATTACTTTTACCtttgcatatgtgcacacacacaaaaatgtaaagcCTCAGAGTAAATTCAAAATAGGGGTTTCAACACAAAACAATGTCAAACAATAACTGCTTGTTATTtagttacataaaataatttgcatttgctataaatttaatgtatattagtactttttaaaagctaaaattattctaaatgtaTTAAATGCTTAGGAAATTCTTTTCAACAAAGATTAGATCTATAATTCtatatatagaattatataatttaaattatattcagttaattcaaaaatatataattcaaacagaaaaaggaaactgcCTGATTGTGTCATAAggatgttttatatttccttcaaaaaGGATACTCTGTGCAatacagaaatgatttttaatcaGCAAGTACACAGTACGtctcattactttaaaaattaagttaccTACTTTGGAAATCAGAAACCTCCATTTCAATTTCAAAGTTCAACTAGAAAAAGGAATCACTGACTGTAATTTCATCAATTTGATGTAAACAAATTTCTTCAAAGGAAACCTAGCCTGTTCTACCCTAAAATAAGTCTGTATTTTCCTCCTTGAAACTTGATTTTCAGTAGGCTTAATAAATACAATGTAAAGTGACCAGTTAACACTGAGCCTAAGTTACATCATACACTTTTCAAGATGCCCTAggcccattaaaataaatttttaaatgtttaagaaatttaCTAAAAGAACCAAATTGCAACTTCCCTATTAAACATTTTGTGGTAATTGTCTAAGGTCCTCTCATACATTCAAGGACTTTAACGTTTGACTTCTTTGTCCTTTGAATAATGCTTTTCTCCTCAAAGTACATAAAACCCcatttatcataaatatttattcacaccACTTTGTATCAAGATTGGaacttgaaatataaaatgactgATTAAAAGgctgaaacattaaaaattaggaaataatgcCCAGAAAATGAGGTGGTATTATATATCTTAAGGTATATACTTTATTATATACAAAACAGGCAATCCAGACTCCACCAAATCTCATTTCTATTGAATCACtttggttacattttaaaaacacgtacttttaaaaattaaacaatggaATCAGTATGCAAATGCTTCTTATTTAGCCAGAGCATGGCTGATTCATAGCAGATCTTAAAAAGTGGTGCTATCAAGACCTTTCAACCAATCCACACCCTCTTGGCCTCTGTTCCCCAATTTGATGCTattaacagggaaaaaaagaagtctaaGGTGGACATACTCTCTGAAAAACAGAGGTTAAGGCATcaataaataaagcaatttgTCTGCTATGGCTAATGCAAAAGGCCTCTCTTGTTTTTGCTTAATGAACCATTTTCTTCAACAGACCTCAGAAGCAGACAATAAAGATTTCTTTTGACCCAATTAACTTGTGCTTGATAGTGAAGATGAATTTATATAGCCTATGTAATGAATCCGATTGGGCCATCTGAAATAATGtggaattttaatttcaaaacttatattTACTTACAAAAAGTAATATAAGGCATTGAATATAATTAAGGCATGTTACTGTATGTAACACAGCAAGGATTTATCACAGTATGTAAGgaattatttcctaaataatgCTAATCTGTACATGTATAACACTTTTTATCAAACTGcaaaagtgctttcaaatatcAGAGGCAAATATAATCGCtttaaaaacagaagcagaggtGAGGTTAAAAAAGGGTCTATCTTAAAGAAAGCACTCTTTAAGAGACAAAAATTACCTTTAGGTCTTGACCTACTCCGGTGTTCTAATGACTAGATGGCAATTTCCCAACCATAACACATTATTTTGGGGGCTTAAAACAATCTATTTCTTAGCCTCTGTTACAGAAATTATACATTATGTTCCAATTTCTGTTTCTACTTAGGCTTTCATAGCACGTGCTACATGTGTTTTTAAGGTTTCAAAATGGTGTGTTAAGTATGTGCtatcataaataattttacaatcaAATTTTTTTGCAACTAAATATTTTGGTGGTTCACAGTagtaaatttttttcagttgtaGACATCTGATACTATCATCCTGCttcataaatttaatattaataaccttaaactaaaaatgcttaaaaaaataaaatttaaatataactaaGTCTTGAGTAAGAAAAATGACACATCTTCCAAGAACTTCCTAAGCAcacatttaaattcatttctgCTTTAAGCACTGATACACCAGATTTATGGAATGACTGCTCTCAACATCAACAACCAGAACTGTAGAGATTTTATACACAATCCACCTGTAAATGgctcaaacttttcaaaaggtaaaaaagCATCTTCAATCTCCCTAAATTCTGCCTTTGAAGTGGTTATTGAATATAACTGATTCACCACATTCCAGATACACATGTGATCACTAACACTGTGATCATGAGTTAATTGCTATGTTTTGTGTTGAGGAGCAGGTGATTGAGAATCTTGACTATGCAGCTTATGATCATCTTGTTGGCCAAAGTGTATCCCTTTAGTTGGAGCGAttccattttccatttctctctgctGTGATGGGGGTGTGATTCCTGAATGCAAATGTGAAGAGTCCACTGTTGAATGGTGACTAACATCAACTCTAGCTAAAATTTCATAATACAGCAAATAAAACACTGGCGTTATTATACCTACTATCAACATTATCACTACAGCTGTCCACCACCCTATTCCCCAGTCTGCTCCATAATAGGGATCCTTACGTTGAGTGTTTTTGTTATCAGGTTCAAAACGTATTTGTTGTGCTGTTAAAGCAGATACTACCTCATTAAGGTTCTCTCTCTTGTTGTCTGTACACTTTACTATTTGTTCTATGTCTCGgtctacttcttttaaaaagctaccAGCTGACTCAGTGGAAGAAAGAGAATCGTTAGCTGACGAAATTTCCTGTTGTTCTGTAGAGTACTGAACAGATGAATGACGTGAAGCCTGTCTTCCTTTTGGAGGACAAAGTGTTTCAGTCAAGGAACTAAACTTTTttactggaattttgatagacCTAAGGGCAAAAAAGTCTTGATCGCTGATGAGATTGTTAACCCTCTTGATATCTGCTAcctgtgtgaaaaaaaaaaacaacaaaaagcaacatTCAACtgaattctaaattaaaatacagCAATACTCATTCATCTCAGTTACTTCTGAAGAAAAGTTAAGCTTAATTATTAGTTGGATTAAGCTACCACACCCagagagattttaattttatttgtagatGAGAATTCTACACCACTTTTGATCTACCAATCTTAGGAAATCACCAACTACTTTTTACTATCAGCCATATATTAATAACACTAATGCTAGCCATTTAAGTATAATAGATTCTAGGATCCTCTTTGCTGTTTCCTTTCGTGCATCACACACAAATACTACAGTTCTGCTGCTTGTAAACAATTTGTGAAGGAAGGATTACAGATACTTATGTTCTTTATTCCAATTTGACAATTGGAACATAGGCAAATGTTAACTTATCCAACTAAAATAACCAcattttatcaaaactaagatGCTATCGACTCTGAGAtacatcattattttatgtatctctaagagaaaaaaaaaccaaaacaccacCAAATATATTGAAGATGCCACTATTTAATTTCAAAGATATGAAAATGCATGGAAAATCATATCCTTTCAAGTAAAATATGACAATTTATCCCCGACTTGTCTTCTGAAggtattttttccccaaacttctCAGTGTAAATACATTATTCAAATACCTTCAAGATCAGTCATTTTTATAAGCTTTCCCAATACATATGATATATTCTTCAACCTGTTTGCATATCCTATCCACTGTAGGACATACTTGTCTGTACATCCTATGTCATTTTGATGGGAGAAGAGGGGAGTATTTCTCAGGTTACCGATCAGTCAGGCTCTCCCACCATTTTTATTAGTCCCATTCATCATTTCCATTAATGCTTTAAAATCAAAGCCCTTTCTAATCATGTACCACCTGACTGACATCAGACGGGTTAATTGCATCTAGGATGAAAGTTAGATTTCTGGTTTGGTCAACTCCATGGATGATCATACCATTCACTGAGACATGGAACACTATGGAGGTTGAGAAGAGGATAAATGCAGATGTTAGACATGTTGGCTTTGAAGTACTTGAGATACATAAGTGGAAGATATTCAGTAGGCAGTTGTAGGTGTATGTCTGAAACTCAGAAGTATGATCTTGGCTAGAGATACAGATTTGTGGATTATCAGTGAAAATGAAGTCACAGAATAGACAGATTTATTAGAAAAAGAGCAGGAGAAAAAGGTGACAAGATCCCAGAGGAATGTCAACATTTGAGGGGGTATGTTGAAAGAGAAACCCACAAAAGAGATTAAGAAAGAGTAGTCAGGGAAGCAATATAGGATGGTGGTTAAAAGCATGGATATCTGGGTTTGAAGCACAGCTCTGACACCTTCTAGCTGTATGATCTGGGGCAAGCTGTTTATCTCTGCccttcagtttccacatctataaagtGGCCATAATAAAACTACCTACCTTATAAGATGGGATTAAGCAATTAAAATGTATGTAGAACACTTACAACAGTGATACACAGTATGTTATATAAATGTcgttattaaataataataggaAAACCAGAAACCTGCAGAGTCAAGGTCAAgcaaagagggtttttttttggttttgttttgttttttgagacagagtctcgctctgttgcccaggctagagtgctgtagcatccacctagctcacagcaacctccaactcctgggctcaagcaatccttctgcctcagcctcctgagtagctgggactacaggcatgtgccaccatgcccagctaagtttttttctatatatttttagttgtccagctaatttctatttttagtagaaagggggtctcactcttgcacaggctggtctcaaactcctgacctcaagcgatcctcccacctcggcctcccagagtgttaggattacaggcgtgagccaccgcgcctggcaaAAGAGGGTTTTTAGGAGGGAGTAGTGAACAGAATCAACTGTAGATTAGTGATCAAGTACAACGAAGACTGAAAGAGATCAGAACGGGAAAAAATTCCCTTGGAGTGTTTATGTGGGGAGATTAGGAGGAAAGGATTAAAGAATAACAAGATGAAACAGCAAAGATAAAGGGCGCTTTGTCACCTTACTACCTTGACACTGTTTTGTCTTAAAGCAAATGAAGACTCACTGACAAGCCCCAAAGCTTGAACCCACTCTCTGAATGCTCTTTTGCTTGGTATTGTATATTCTTACTAATAACTACTCAATACTGTTTCTGTACTAGGCTCCCAAGGTTTAGTATCTACCTAGGTTCTCTCTCTAAATATCCGTATAATGTTCTATGTTATGCTAACTTCCCTGGTTACATTCAATATTCCAACCTTGGACTTTTCATTTGTCTCATCACTATTTTGTAACAGGTATATTTTTGATAACTCTTCAGACTATTTATAGGTGGAATACAGcactaaatatttactgtattttaaaatgatggtaAACCCTTTTGTAAGGTTGTTTTTTTGCTAGTTGGGCACCCATCAAAAGGGAGCACTGCTTATTTTAACTCCCTAATTCTGTTGTATCAACTTTCCCACTACTGTGGCCAATGCCATGTCTCCTCTAATGCTAAGCTAATCACTTGTCGTCATTCTTCAACTCAAAAAGGAATCAACTGATACATCGGAGATTTCcacccaaatatatttttctatcagcttcttctgtattcttatgaaaaatattagcAGACAGCTCTGCTAATCTTCATTTGAATTATTCCAATAATCTCTTTATTGGATCCCCTCCAACTCACCAGCAGGCTACTCCACCATTTCATATCACTCCTGTTAAAACCTTCCAATAATGGTGTTCTCTTACTGTATCGATCAAACCGTTCCTCAGCTGTCTCAAAGAGCTTCTCATTTCTGAAACACCTATTAAAACTCCCTTTGTTGTTCACCTTATTTCCTCCTTGAAATCTTCACACTACTGTCACACACCCGAAACACATTCTTCTTTTCATTACATTGCAAATATAACCTATTTTTAATCATTCAGATGGCATTTCAAATTTCCCTGCTTAGAGAATTTTCCAGATTCATTTTAGAGGAAAGTTAATGTCTTCTCTAATAAAGCTGCTGAACCACACGCTTCTCTTGAATCTCTACCTTGATATTTTTAGCCTTGCCTCTCATTTTGAAGCCTTAATTCCATTACTGACCTTCTAAGAcacattttgtaatttatttctcaGTGATCTTATTTCTCTACAAAAACACGTATTCACatatttgcattaaaaatgaaattaaatattttctgatttaataaGGACAGGAATGATGTTACCATATATTAGTAATTTTGGGGGGGAAAGTACCTGTAGCTCTTCTTACTCCATCAAAAAATGAacatcaataaaatgttttattaaatttttaaaacaagatttatagtatatttttgaTGAATTGTGAATAATTGTAATAATTACTttacccagaaaaaaataatgcatagAACCATATGGCCAcagaaaattttttgaaaaactcaacttaaattttaaatatatagacatttatataaacttataaacatgtatgtgtaCCTATTGCAGAGAAGTATGACAGGCAGTCATAAAAGGTTTTcaagtataaaaatgttttacattatgAAAAACTTTGGGGGAGGATGAAAATATTAATCAAGGAGAAGAAGGAATGACACAAAATTTCATAGTGTTAAAAAGAGCtctaatacacatatatatatttttttaataaagacttCAGGTAACAAATCCTAGTGGTATTAAGAATTCTGTACATGCATTTAATGAATACCCTAACAGTCTTATTTAAATGTCAATACTGACAACATTCTGGAAATTATATCCTTTGTAACTATTTTAGGTCATTAGAAGTATTTTTCACGTAAAAATATGCAAGGAGGTACACAGTACATATAGTTCCAAATCCTATCGGGAGTATGAGAACAAAAAGTTCGAAAACCAATGTTCTAACCAGTTTTCATATCAATGTGTTTACATGAAAACATATTCTGCTAATGATGCAAGATGGATATAATAACAGATATATAAAATGGGTTCAAGCAAGCAGAAtttagtatcttttaaaattaaaaatgcacctTTCCTTTTATCTAGCAATCTGACTTTTGGGTGTTTATCCGACAGATATATAGGCACCATCATTTAAAGATATAGTTGTGATGATATTCGTTACACAATGTAAAACACCAAGAAAATCCTGACTATTCATGAGTAGGGAACGGCTTAGTAACACTGGTACATCCATACTATGGACATTAtacagtcatttaaaataatgagttagATCTGTAAGGCTACAAGAGATAGTCATGAGGGATGTCCACGATATgctaatgaaatggaaaatgcaaGCTGCAGGGTAATATGCATAATAGAGaccaattttaaaaacacaaagattaCCAGCCTcctacacaaaaacaaaaaaatacgtATCTCTAAGTACAAAAAACGatacagaaaaaaacacatcCAAGTGTTAACACTGGTCAtcaaaggaaattgaggcagggAAAAACTTTCCCTTACAAATTTCTATATTCTCTTACTATTTGAGTAAGAAGAAGATAAcatatttggattttttcag
It includes:
- the LYSMD3 gene encoding lysM and putative peptidoglycan-binding domain-containing protein 3 translates to MAGRHQNRSFPLPGVQSSGQIHAFGNCTDSDTLEEDAEVYELRSRGKEKVRRSTSRDRLDDIIVLTKDIQEGDTLNAIALQYCCTVADIKRVNNLISDQDFFALRSIKIPVKKFSSLTETLCPPKGRQASRHSSVQYSTEQQEISSANDSLSSTESAGSFLKEVDRDIEQIVKCTDNKRENLNEVVSALTAQQIRFEPDNKNTQRKDPYYGADWGIGWWTAVVIMLIVGIITPVFYLLYYEILARVDVSHHSTVDSSHLHSGITPPSQQREMENGIAPTKGIHFGQQDDHKLHSQDSQSPAPQHKT